The following is a genomic window from candidate division KSB1 bacterium.
GGGTGGAGATCACAGGCGATGGCCTGCGGTTTAACGTCAAGCAACCGCTGGAGATCCTCAACTGCCTGCCGGAAGGCCCTGTCCGATTCCATGGTAGATAGATCTCCAAGGTGCTGACTGAGCATCACGCGATTGCCCGTCAGAAGAGCGATGGTGTTTTTCAGATGTCCACCCACAGCGAGAATCGGACCTTTCGCCATTCCATCTGAGACGTCGTCATTCCAGCGGATGGCCTGCGGCACATAGCCTCGCGCTCGCCGGAGGATCATCACATCGGCTTTGGGGTTTTCTTTTTGTTCCCCATCCAGCCTCCCGCTCGTCGGTCACGATGGGTTCTTCGGATCGATTGCCGCTCGTGGCAACCATAGGATGCCTGAGCGCCGCCATCATAAGATGATGCAGCGGTGTCGCCGGTAGCATCGCGCCCAGATAGGGATTGCCAGGCGCCACGGCCTCGGCGAGGACTGCATCCTGCCGCTTCCGCACCAGGACGATCGGCGCTTGGGACGAACAGAGAAGCGCTTCCTCGTCCGACGACAACAGGCAATAGTCTCTAATCGCATCAACGGACGGGAATAGCACGGCGAAGGGTTTTTCAGGCCGTCGTTTGCGATCCCGCAATCGACGGACAGCCTCCTCCGATGCCGCATCGACCCAGAGCTGAAACCCACCCAGTCCCTTCACCGCGACAATGAGTCCTTGATCGAGCATGCCATGAGCCTGACGCAAAGCCGCCTCACCACTCGCAACGTCACGGCCCTGCTCATCCCACAGGCGTAGGCGCGGACCACACTTGGGACAGGCGATCGATTCCGCATGAAAGCGCCGATCTGCTTCGGTG
Proteins encoded in this region:
- a CDS encoding carbamoyltransferase HypF, with amino-acid sequence MIPPDLATCADCLREIKDPHDRRFGYPFLTCTQCGPRYSLLTAIPYERSNTTMAVFELCSACRTEYFTEADRRFHAESIACPKCGPRLRLWDEQGRDVASGEAALRQAHGMLDQGLIVAVKGLGGFQLWVDAASEEAVRRLRDRKRRPEKPFAVLFPSVDAIRDYCLLSSDEEALLCSSQAPIVLVRKRQDAVLAEAVAPGNPYLGAMLPATPLHHLMMAALRHPMVATSGNRSEEPIVTDEREAGWGTKRKPQSRCDDPPASARLCAAGHPLE